The window CGCAGGTAGCACCGTCACTTTACAGCCACGAGAAACTAGCATACGTAAAATATTGCGTTTAACACCGTAGTCGTAAGCTACTACGTGGAATTTTGGAGTAGCCGCATAAGTAAAACCTTTACCTAGCTTCCATTCGCCTTCGGTAAACTCATAAGGCTTATCGCAACTCACCACTTTAGCTAAATCCATACCAGACAAGCCCGGGAAACCTGAAATCGCAGCTTGCGCCAATGCAATCGCTTTTGCTTCATCTGCCTCGCCAGCTATTACTGCACCCGTTTGCGCACCTTTTTCGCGCAATATTCTAGTCAACTTGCGAGTATCAATATCGGCAATCGCCACGACATTGTTAGCACTTAAATACTCTGAAAGTGACTGCGTATTTCTAAAGTTACTATACGTGAGTGGCAAGTCGCGAATAATCAAACCGCTTGCATATACTTGACCAGACTCTACGTCTTCAAGATTCACACCATAATTACCGATATGCGGATAAGTAAGTGTTACGATTTGTTTGGTGTAAGATGGATCTGTGAGAATCTCTTGGTAGCCAGTCATTGAGGTGTTGAATACAACTTCACCTACTGTTTGGCCAGAAGCACCGATTGATGTTCCACGAAACACAGTTCCATCTGCAAGTACTAGTATGGCGGGCAGGTTTTGTGACACGGTAACTCCTTGGATTAAAACATTAATTAATTTTTTAGTGCTAAGTTCATCATAGTATTCATTATGAACAAATGGCAGATACGCAAAACGGGAGGAGCTTTATACTCTTCCCGTTTCAGAATTAACGAATTATACCGACAAGCGGCCTGCTTTTCAACTTTTGATTGTAACTTGATTGTAAAAAGCCGCTTAGAATTTTAAAGTAGAAGTAAATAAAATACGTTAAAGGTTAGCTATGAACAAATCGATTTCCCAACTTATCACTGAAAACCACATCCACGAAATTGAGTGCGTGATACCCGATATGACAGGCATAGCACGCGGCAAAATCCTGCCTAAAGATTTATTTTTAAGTGCTGGCGAAATGCGTTTACCTAAAAGCGTGTTGTTGAATACTGTGAATGGTCAGCAACCTGATAACGGGCCTTATGTGGGCGATACCGACCCCGATATGATCTGCAAGCCAGACATTTCAACCTTTAGAGTTGTGCCTTGGGCTGCAGAGCCTGTGGCCGTGATTATTCACGACTGTTTGGAATGGGATGGCACACCAGTAGCACTTTCGCCGCGCGCCGTGCTACGCCGTGTGATTGATCTTTATACTAAGCGTGGCTGGCGTCCAGTGGTGGCGCCGGAAATGGAGTTTTTTCTTGTAGCTCGCCAACAAAACCCTCATGAACCTCTACAACCGCCTATTGGTCGCACAGGCAAGCCGGAAGCTGGCAGACAGAGTTATTCAATTGATGCGGTAAATGATTTTGACCCATTTTTCATGGAGCTTTCTAAATTCTGCGACGTGCACAGATTAGGCGTCGAGACTTTGATTCACGAAGCTGGTGCAGGGCAAATGGAGATCAATTTCACCCATGGTGACCCGTTAGAATTAGCTGATCGCGTGTTTTTATTCAAACGCACAGTGCGCGAAACGGCTTTGCGTCACGGCATATTTGCCACATTTATGGCAAAACCAATGGAAGCCGAGCCAGGCAGCGCGATGCATATACACCAAAGCGTCATTGATGCTGACGGCAACAATATATTTAGCAAAGCCGATGGCAGCGCTAGCCCTGAGTTTTTCCACTATATCGCGGGTTTACAAAAATATGTTCCACAAGTGATGCCTATGTTTGCACCTTATGTAAACTCATATCGCAGACTAGCGCCATTCATGTCGGCCCCTACCAATGTGCGTTGGGGTTATGACAACCGTACTTGTGGTATACGTGTACCTAACTCTGACGCAAACTCAAGGCGCGTTGAAAACCGTGTACCAGGCGTAGATGTGAACCCCTATTTAGCGATTGCCGCCACACTAGCTTGTGGTTACCAAGGAATAGTTGAAGCGCTGCAGCCAACTGAAGCGCTAACAACTAGTGCATGGAACATGGCGGATGACCTGCCACATCATTTAGAAGATGCGATTGAATTGCTGCGTAACTGTGAGCCTATGCATGAGCTTTTTGGCACAAAATTTGTTGATGCGTTCTGCGCGGTTAAAGAGTTGGAATATGGCACTTACAACCGCGTGATTAGCTCGTGGGAGCGTGAGCATTTATTGTTACTGGTATAAATCTATAATGAGCATGACAGTTGGATTAGATTTCGCTCGACGTTAATATATCGTCGGCATAAACAACAAACATATTGCGGCCAAGGCGCTTAGCTGAGTACATCGCTTCATCAGCACACTTCAATAAATTTGCTGGGGTAGCGCCAGACTTTGAATAAATCGCCACGCCTAAGCTACCGCCAATTTCCAGCATTTTACCTTCAACTTCAAAAGGTTTAGTCAGGGCTTTAATGATTTTTTCTGCGGCTACCGTCGCTTGCTGCTCGTCGTCCACTTTTGGCAATAGAATCACAAACTCATCGCCACCTATCCTAGCAACTGTATCATCTGTGCGGAGTAATTCTTTCAAGCGCCCCGCCACACTCACCAATAATTGATCCCCTACCTCATGCCCATAATCATCATTAACGGCTTTAAAATAATCCAAATCCAAGAACATAATAGCTACCATATGCTTTGAACGCTTAGCAGCTTTAAATGCTTGCGCGGCTCGGTCATCTAGCAGCCTACGATTTGGTAGGCCTGTCAGTGCATCATAGTAGGCTAGCTCTGAAAGCACAGTAGTTGATTCAAACAGTTGCTTGAGCAAGTTCTCAACATACTCGTTTCTAAGAATCAGCCCAGTTAATATCAACAAAAAGAATAAAGTTAGCAAGGCCGGGAATAAGGTTTTACTCAGCAAGCGCTGATTCCATCCTTTTGCAGCTACATCGACGTTCAACATCACAAAATTTGGCGTTTTAACCGTAACACTCACAGGTACGCGCGCACTGATCCATGTTCCCCAGTGGTCTGTGACAGGACCCTCGACAATAGGTACTCTTATTTTCATCACGCGCTTTAGCTCGTCACTCGCTTCTGTAAATATTTCAGCCAACTTAGATATTTCAGAGGGTGGCTGTGGGCTGGCATCAAGTAAAAATCTAACCTGTTTTTTACTTTGAGTTTTATCTAAATACAGTAGATAGATAAAGTGACAATCCACATTCACTCTACATGCGCTGTTCAGCTTTGAATTTAGTTCAACTAAATCTTTTACCTTAATTAGATCTGGATCAGTATTTAAGGTCTTTGCAAAAGGCTGCCAGTCGATAGATTTCTCGATAGTTCTAGCGTAAGTGATTAAGTTATTACGCATCTCCTCGTCTTGCGCTTGCTTGGTATGTATGACAAACAACACACCTGCAGCCGAGGTAATCGTAAATAAAAGAATATAGAAAAATCTAGAGCTAGATAAAAAGGATTTTAATCCGCCGAACTTAATCATGAAAGTTTCGTTTCTGAATTCTGAATAGACTCTTGATTTGGAATCAAGATGTGTGGCTGGAGTTACTACAAAAGTAGTGTTTTAGGGTTCCAAGATTAGCTAAGCGTGACTATCTCAACCCTAAAACATCCTGCATATCAAAAAGTCCAGTTTGCTTGCCAATTAGAAATTTTGCAGCGCGTAAAGCGCCAGATGCAAATGTAGCGCGGCTACTGGCTTTGTGCGTCAACTCTACGCGTTCACCTAAGCCTGCGAATAGCACCGTGTGATCTCCCACCACATCGCCACCACGTACCGTAGCAAAACCAATGGTGCTAGGATCGCGCTCGCCCGTTACGCCTTCACGGCCATAAACGGCGCACTCTTCTAAGTTGCGACCCAGCGCGCTTGCTGCAGCTTCACCCAAACGCAAAGCTGTACCAGATGGAGCATCCACCTTGAAGCGATGATGCGCCTCAATAATTTCGATATCGAAACCTTCATTCAACACTTTAGCAGCAGACTGAACTAAGTTAATCAATAAAGACACGCCAACACTAGTGTTTGGCGCAAAAACAATGGCTATATTTTTAGAAGCCGCCTCAATCAGCAACTTTTGTTCTGCTGAAAACCCTGTCGTGCCGATAATCATTTTGACATTGTGTTTTTGGCAGGCAGCTAAATACATCAAGCTAGCTTCTGGACGGGTAAAATCGACCAAAATATCCGCATTTATCAAGGCTTCATCTATACTATCGGTGACTTTAACGCCTGTAATCTTACCTTGTTGTTCGCCCGCATCGCGGCCAAGTTGAGGATTGCCTGAACGATCAAGAGCCCCATGCAACACTAAGTCCGTATCAGCAAAAACGCATTCAAGAAGAGCGTGACCCATGCGACCAGAACAGCCTGCGATGACTACTTTTAAGGGATTTGCCATGATTCTAACTACCTAATAAATCTATAATATTTAAAAAAACAAATGTTCTCGTCATTACCTAACACCGCTTTGCGAGTTAGTCTGCCCTGAAAAATTAGAAACCAATTTTTTCTAGCATTCTGTCAAAAAAACTTGGCTCACCTTCTGGAGGTAAATCTTTTGGCTTAGGTACAGATTTATTACCTGCACGTGGCGCCGCTGGCGCAGGAGCGGCTTCTAGTTCAGCATCTTCAGTCAATTTCATACCTCTATCAAACTTCATACCTGCAGCTGATTCATATGACTTAACTGGCTCAGTTACAGTTTTAACTGGCTCAGCTTTAGTTTGCGTAACAACAGCTTTTTTTTCGGGTACAGCTTTCATTTCAACCACTGGGCTAGATTGCACAGGTACAACCTCTTTTACAGGCTCAACAACTGGCGGCACTTCAGCTACAGCAGCAGGCGCTTCCACAGGTGTAGATGCTGCAGTAGGTACATTCATTGGCAATGCCTCCAGCGGCACAGCCATCATCGACTGCGGCTCATCTGATTTCGGCTCTTCTATAGGTGTTGCAGATTTTCTAGCTAGCTCATCTTTAGCCTGCTCTGCTGCACTTTTGGCAGCCTCTTCAGCTTCGGCCTTTGCTTTAGCAGCCGCGGCTTCTTTAGCTAGTGTTGCTTCGTCTTTTTGCCAAAACTTCAACTTATTGAGCACGCCTTTTTCTTCAGGTTTTTCAGTTGGGTTTATGACGCGCGTACCACTATTTGTAGATCCTTCATCGGTTTTTGGTTCACTTCCTTTTGGAATCACATCACCACGCACCGCTTTTAACGAGTCACCTTCAAAATCTAAAATCACGCGACGCTGCTCGGTAATTTTGCCTTTTTCGCGCATTTGGTAAACATAATCCCAGCGATTACCGTGAAAGCTATCTTGAATTAAGGGCGTACCCATAATAAAACGCACTTGCGATTTGGTCATACCAGGTCGCAATTGCAACAACATTTTAGAAGTCACTACATTGCCTTGTTGCACATCCAGCTTGTAAGGTTTTATTGTTGGCAATGCCGTGCCGCATGACGCGCAGAGAACTGCTAATAAAATAACTGTGTACCGCAAAGTAGAAAAAATACGCATATTATGACTTTAGTTTGAATTAGCGTTAATATAACACGTAGATAGCGAACCAAAAAACACTGTCATTATTAAATGTGAGTAAACAACGATGCAAGATCAAAAAGACTTAAAAAACGCAGGCCTGAAGGCTACATTACCTAGACTAAAAGTATTAAGCCTGTTTGAAAATAGTAAAGAACGCCATTTGTCGGCCGAAGATATTTATAAAGTGATGCTCAACTCAGGTGAAGATGTTGGCTTAGCGACGGTTTATCGAGTACTTACTCAATTTGAGCAAGCTGGCTTGCTTGTACGCCACCATTTTGAAAGCGGCAAAGCCGTTTTTGAGCTGAATCAGGGCGGACATCACGACCATATCGTATGTATGAAATGTGGTCGTGTAGAAGAGTTCTATGATGCAGAAATCGAAAAAAGGCAAGAAGCTGCTGCCGCGAAATTTGGTTTTAAAATGCAAGATCACTCACTCACCATTTACGGCATTTGCGAAAAACAGCCTTGCGATAAATAATATTTAACGCGCCAACATCTCTTTTGCATGTTGGCGTGTGGTTTCAGTAATCTCAATACCACCCAACATCCGTGCAATTTCCTCTACGCGCGCTTCATCATCTAACACGGCAATTGTACTGAGCGTTTGCGCATTCACCAACGACTTGCTCACGCGTAGATGATGCGTACCTAATGCTGCGACCTGCGGCAAATGGGTAATCACAAGCACTTGGCGTTCAGTTAAGTTTTTACTGTCTTGCTGCTCACCTAATTGCTTCAAAAGCTGCCCCACAACCTCAGCGACACCGCCACCGATACCAACATCTACCTCGTCGAATATCATGGTTGGAATACTTTCTTTTTGCGCGGTAACGACACGAATGGCTAAACTAATACGCGAAAGTTCTCCTCCAGAGGCTACTTTAGCAAGCGGTCTGGCAACCACTCCTGCGTGACCTGCAACCAAAAACTCAACCTGCTCAAGTCCATTGATTGTTGGCGCTTGCTCTGTAAGCGCCACTTCAAACTTACCGCCGCTTAAAGACAAGCGCTGCATTTCTGTGCTGATTTGTGCACCTAGTTTTGCTGCCGCAGCTTTTCGACCATCACTCAGTTGTTTCGCTAACTGCATGTAAGTAGCCAAAGCTTGAGTTTCCTGCTTGGCAAGCTCGCCATCATTTGCAAACAGTTCTAATTCCGCCATGCGCGCTTGTGAGTTAAGAAGCAACTCTGCTAACTCTTCTGGTTTAACGCGGTTTTTGCGAGCAGTGTTATGTATGTTTTGGATTCTGGAATCCAACTTCGCAAGCCCTGCTGGATCTAGTTCGGCACGTTGAAGATAGCGATTTAAAAAGCGCGAGGTTTCTTCAAGTTGAATAATGGCTGAATCAAGCGTTTCAGCGGCCTCAGCCATTGCAGTGTCATATTCACACAGGCTTTGCAACTTATGTTGAACCTGAGACAGCAAGCGCATGGCGGATAATTCACCCTCACTTAACAACTCACGGCACTCCTCACCACCGGTAATCAAGCCAGCGCCATTTGATAAACGCAAATGCTCTTGCTGCAATTCTTCCCATTCGACAGGGCTTAATGAAACTTGCGCTAACTCACGCGTGTTGTCGCGTAAATCTGCTAGTTCGTCAGCATATGCGCTAGCATTTTTTTCAACTTCTAAACGTTGCTGATTAAGTGCATGCCATACTTTATATTGCGCCGAGACTTGTAATGCCAAGCCGGACAAGCCGCCGAAGTTATCTAACACATTGCGCTGCGTGGCAAGTTTTAGTAGAGAGTGATGCGCATTCTGGCTGTAGATATCCACCAGCAATTCACCTAACTCTTTGAGTTGAGCAACCGTCACTGTTGCGCCATTGATAAAAGCACGCGAACGACCATCAGCGTACATCACTCGGCGTAAAATCAGTTCGTTTGCTTCATTTTCCATTTCCGCATCGACTAACCATTGCTTCGCTTCTAGGTTATTCGTAATAGCAAAAATGGCGCTAATTTCAGCTTTATCACATCCCGCGCGGGTGACGCCACCTTCTGCGCGCGCGCCTAATGCTAACGATAAGGCATCAATTAAAATAGACTTACCAGCACCAGTTTCACCGGTCAGCACGGTAAAACCAGTTTCGAAGTCTAAATCAAGTTGATTGACGATAACAAAATCACGAACAGAGAGGCTTTGTAGCATAACTAAATTTAGCCCCAGTTCAGTTTGTTGCGCAGCATATCAAAATAACAATAATCGCTTGGATGCAATAAAGAAACCGTCTGCTCTGCACGATTGACAGTAATTTTATCGCCGACTTCTAACGTCACCTGAAATTGACCATCAAAGCTCAGGTGCGCCTCGTCAAACTGCATCAAGGTAATTTCAATTAAGCTATCACTATGTACGGCAATTGGTCGATTACTCAGCGTATGCGGACAAATTGGCACTAATGAAATCGCTTGTAAATTAGGATGTAGGATCTGACCGCCCGCTGAGAGCGCATAAGCGGTAGTGCCCGTAGGCGTGCTTATAATCAAGCCATCGGCACGTTGTTTATGCACGAATTTGTGGTCGATAGTCACTTCCAACTCAATCAATCGCAAAGCACTTTTAATCACCACGTCATTCAATGCAAAATTGTCATGGACTAATTTTCCATCACGCATCACCTGTGCTGTTAGCATCACGCGTGGCTCTTCAATAAAATCACCGGATAAAATTTTATCTAATTGCTCAAGCATGTCCTCGGCACGTAAATCGGTTAAAAAACCAAATCGTCCGCGGTTAATGCCGACTAGTGGCACATTATGATCTATCAGGCTGCGCGCCACGCTGAGCATGGTGCCATCACCGCCCATCACTATCACCAAGTCAACTTTACTACCTATTTTTTCTAATGATTCCGTTTTAAAGCCGGTCAGGTCAACATATTGAGCTGTGTTATTTTCTATCCATATATCGAGATCTTTTACAGCTAAATGATGCACCAAATCTGTCAAATCACTCTGCATCAATTGTAGAGCCGATTGGTTCATGTATTTGCCAATGATGGCGATAGACTTAAATGTTTGATTCATGGCGAAATTAAATCACAGATGCCTTTTTGCGCCAAGTGAAAGCTAAAGATATAGTTAAAGCTAAAGATTATGGTAAAAGCGTATTATGTGAACAAATTAGCTAGTTATCAGTATGACGAATGCCATAAATCGGGCAAAATATATAGCCATGGACAAACGCGCGCAGATATTATTAAAAACCTTGGTTGAACATTACATTAGTGATGGTCAACCTATCGGTTCGCGCACGCTATTGCAGCATTCTGGCTTAGATGTGAGTGCGGCAACTATACGCAATGTAATGAGTGACTTGGAGCAACTTGGCTTTATCGCCAGTCCGCACACTTCGGCAGGCCGCATTCCGACACAAAAAGGTTATCGCCTATTTGTCGATTCACTGCTGACAGTGCAACCGCTAGAAACGCAAGCAATACAGCAACTCAAAAGCGGTTTGTCTTCACCCAACCCCACCGAATTGATTGCCAGCGCGGCAGATATGCTTTCACAGCTAACGCAATTTGCAGGTTTGGTGATGATTCCTAAGCGCAAGCGTGTGGCTTTTAAGCATTTGGAATTTTTACCTTTATCTGAAACTCGAATTTTAGTCATCATCGTTACTAGCGATGGCAATGTGCAAAATCGCATACTGATGGCAGAAAAGAAATATTCGCAAAGTGAGCTGACGCAAGCCAGCAATTACTTTAATGCAAATTTTTCAGGTCAAACCTTTGAAGAGGTGCAACAAAAACTGCATATTGAGCTCCAACAAATGCAATCGGATATGAATCGCCTGATGGCAGCCGCGCTGGAAGCTAGTAGCAAAGCTGTGGATAGCAATAAAGATGGCGTTGTGATTGCCGGAGAGCGTAATTTGCTTCAAGTTGATGAACTCTCCACCAACGTAAGCAGCTTGCGTAAGTTATTTGAAATATTTGAGCGCCGCACTTCGCTGATGCAATTGCTTGATAATAGCCAACGTGCTGAAGGCATACAAATATTCATCGGCGGCGAAAGTGGGTACTTACCTTTAGACGAATGCAGCATGATTACCGCCCCGTATGAAGCTGATGGTCAGGTAGTCGGCACGCTAGGCGTCATTGGTCCAACACGTATGGCTTATGAACGCGTGATACCGATTGTGGATGTCACTGCGAAACTATTATCAAATGCATTATCGAATAATTAAATAGAAAAAATACTTAGAAACCATACATGGCTTACTACAACCCAGAACCAAAGTACGAACACGGCGACCAACTTAAAGTTGGTATTTTATTGGCTAATTTAGGTACGCCAGATGCGCCAACAGCCCAAGCTTTACGTCCCTATTTGCGTCAATTTTTAAGCGATACTCGCGTAGTAGAAATCCCTCGCGCCCTTTGGTGGTTTATTTTAAATTGTATTATCTTAGCTATTCGACCAAAAAAATCGGCAGAAAAATACGCGCAAATATGGCTGAAAGAAGGTTCGCCTTTATTGGTTCACGCGCAGAAACAAGCTACTTTATTACGTGGATTCTTAGGTCAGAAAATCAAGTCACCCTTTGCTGTTGAGTTGGGGATGAGCTATGGCAACCCAAGCATGCAATCTGCCATTGATAAGTTAAAAGCTCAGCACTGCGACCGTGTTTTAGTGTTTCCGCTGTATCCGCAATATGCGGCTAGCAGCACAGCATCAGCCATGGACGCCGTGTTTCGCGTATTGCTCAAAACACGCAACCAGCCAGCCATTCGTAGCATACGGAATTACAATGACCACCCTGCTTATATTGCCGCGTTGGCCTCTAGCGTGCGCGAACATTGGAGAATCAACGGTAAGCCAAGTAAGTTAGTGATGAGCTTTCACGGCGTGCCAAAAGTACATTTAACCAGTGGCGACCCCTATCATTGCCAATGCCACAAAACTGGTCGTCTATTGGCTGAAGCTTTAGAGCTAAGCAAAGACGAATATTTAATCGCGTTTCAATCGCGCTTTGGTAAGCAAGAATGGTTAAAGCCTTACCTTGCTAGCACTCTCGAGGATTTAGGCAAAGCTAAAACCAAACGTATTGATGTTATCTGCCCAGGTTTTAGTAGTGACTGCCTAGAAACCTTAGAGGAAATTGCCATGGAAGGTAAACACATCTTCCAAAGTAATGGCGGTGGTGAGTACCACTACATACCAGCATTAAATGAAAATGAAGCTTGGATACACGCCATGACAGCAATTGCGCTAGAAAATCTGCAAGGTTGGGTTTCAATTGAGTGGGATTACGATTTAGTTAATAAAGGCAATGAAATGACTAAATTACGTGCTCAAGCTTTGGGTGCTAAGCAATAAGCGCTATACTTTTGCTTTAAGCAGACTTCACACACTTTATGATAGTAATTACTGGCGGCGCAGGGATGATAGGCTCTATCATCGCTTGGCATCTGAATACAAAACTTCAACGTGACGACATGGTGATTGTTGACCTCATCACGCATGAAAACCAATGGCAGAATTTGGTTAAACGGCAATATGTGCAATATTTGGATAAAGACCAACTGATGCCATGGTTGGAAGGCCGTCAGGATATTGAAGCAATCATCCACATGGGTGCTATCAGCGCAACAACCGAGCGCGACTTTAACAAGCTCGTTGAAGCCAATATTCATTACTCACAAAACCTGTGGACGTGGTGCGCCAACAATAACGCTGCTTTCTTCTACGCAAGTTCAGCCGCCACTTATGGCGATGGCGAGCATGGTTATGATGACGTTTCCATTGAAAATCTTCGCCCACTGAATGGCTATGGTTACTCAAAACATTTTTTCGACCAATGGGCTTTGCAACAGGTAAACAAGGGATTGGCAGTGCCATCAGCATGGGCAGGCTTCAAATTCTTTAATGTTTACGGCCCAAACGAATATCATAAAGAACGTATGGCAAGCGTGGCATTTCACAGTTTTAACCAATTTAAAGAAACTGGCACCGTCAAGCTTTTCAAAAGCCATAAAGAAGGTTATTCAGATGGCATGCAATTACGCGATTTTGTGTATGTGAAAGATGCAGCAGCAGCCGTTGTGCACTTTCTAACCGCAGCCTTAAGTGGCAAAGCCTGCACTAATGGCATCTATAACATTGGTACTGGCAAAGCGCGCGCATTTAAAGATTTAGCCACTAGCGTGATGTCCAGCATGGGTAAATCGCCCAACATTACCTACATTGATATGCCTGAAGATCTACAAGGTAAATACCAATACTTTACCGAAGCTACCGCAGCTAAACTACGCGCAGCAGGTTATACGCAGCCGTTCTGCAGCTTAGAAGAAGGTGTACAAGATTACGTACAAAACTATTTAATGCATGATGATGCTTATTGCTAAGTTAAAGTAAATGACCTATATGAATTCGCAATTAATCGACACTGTACGTCAATTCACAGGCAGCAAAAAATCCATATTAGTCATCGGCGATGTGATGTTAGATCGTTACCTAATAGGCAATGTGAATCGCATTTCACCTGAGGCGCCTGTACCTGTCGTGCTGCTTAAACAATCAGAAGATAGAGCTGGCGGCGCAGCCAACGTAGCCGCAAACTTATCTGGCTTAGGGCTAAACACCGAAATCATCGGCTGTATCGGTGACGATGTGACAGGCAAAATTCTAACGCAAATAATTGCGGACTCTGGCATAGGAGTCGCGAACATTATGACTTCTAAGTTACGTCCAACCGTCTCGAAAACTAGAGTGATGAGCGGCAATCAACAAATTGTGCGTATTGATGATGAAAGCGCTGCAGCTTTTACTGTTGAAGAAAACCAGCAGCTACTCAGCAATGTAACTCAAGCCCTAAACAATAAACCTGCCATGGTCATTTTGTCTGATTATGCTAAAGGCGTGTTAAGTGACAACACCTGTAAAGCCATCATTGAGTATTGCAAACAGCTGAACATACCTGTCATTGCCGACCCTAAAGGCCGTGATTACGGCAAATATAAGGGCGCCAGCACGCTCACCCCCAACAAAAAAGAAACTGCCGAGGCCTGTGGCGTCGACATCAATGAAACAGAAGCATTACTGCATGCCGCCGAACAGTTGAAAAATCAGCTGAACTTAGACTTTCTTGCCGTCACTCGTGGCGAAGAAGGTATTTCGCTTATTGACGATAAACAGATACAACATATTCCAGCTACTGCAAAAAAAGTATTCGATGTTTCAGGTGCTGGTGACACGGTAATTGCCACACTGGCTGCAGGTTTAGCGCATGGCTTAAATCCACACGATGCCTTACAACTTGCGAATATTGCCGCAGGTATTGTAGTCGGCAAAGTCGGCACTGTGCCCGTTTCAAAAGCCGAACTACTAAAAGCATTAGTGAGCGAAGACGGTCAATCGCAAGCTGATAAAATTTGTGATAATGCTCAACTGGCTGAACTAGTAAGTCGCTGGAAAGCTAATCAACAAAAAATAGTCTTTACCAATGGTTGTTTTGATTTACTACATGCAGGACATGTGACCTATTTAGAAGCGGCCAAGAAAACTGGTGATAAATTAATTCTAGGGTTAAATACCGATCGCTCTGTAAGCGCCCTGAAAGGCCCAACACGCCCAGTAGTACATGAAGGCGATAGAGCTCGTGTATTAGCCGCATTGGCCTCGGTAGACGCGGTTATTTTATTTGACGAAGACACGCCATTACAACTAATAGACGCCATACGTCCAGATGTCATTGTGAAAGGTGATGATTACACAGAAGACCAAGTAGTAGGCGGCACTGAGGTTAAATCGTGGGGCGGTAGTGTCAAATTGATTCCATTGGTGCAAGGCCGCAGCACTAGCAACATCATCAAAAAACTAGGTGCGTAGTGGCGAAGTTGCAATCAACTCAATCCAAAATATTGGTACTTGGCCCATCATGGGTCGGCGATATGGTGCTTGCGCAAAGCCTGTTCAAAACGCTTAAATTAAAAGACCCTAACTGCATTATTGACGTTGCCGCACCAGCATGGACATTACCTCTCATAGAGCGCATGCCAGAGGTGAATAAAGGCATCGCCCTGCCCTTCAAACACGGTGAGTTTGCGCTGTTTGAACGTATTAAATTTGGTAAAAGTCTGCGCAATGAAGCCTATACCCAAGCAATCATTCTGACCAACTCCCTTAAATCTGCCATCTTGCCCTTTGCCGCAAATATTCCGCAACGCACCAGCTTTTTAGGTGAGTTGCGTTACG is drawn from Methylotenera versatilis 301 and contains these coding sequences:
- the hldE gene encoding bifunctional D-glycero-beta-D-manno-heptose-7-phosphate kinase/D-glycero-beta-D-manno-heptose 1-phosphate adenylyltransferase HldE, with amino-acid sequence MNSQLIDTVRQFTGSKKSILVIGDVMLDRYLIGNVNRISPEAPVPVVLLKQSEDRAGGAANVAANLSGLGLNTEIIGCIGDDVTGKILTQIIADSGIGVANIMTSKLRPTVSKTRVMSGNQQIVRIDDESAAAFTVEENQQLLSNVTQALNNKPAMVILSDYAKGVLSDNTCKAIIEYCKQLNIPVIADPKGRDYGKYKGASTLTPNKKETAEACGVDINETEALLHAAEQLKNQLNLDFLAVTRGEEGISLIDDKQIQHIPATAKKVFDVSGAGDTVIATLAAGLAHGLNPHDALQLANIAAGIVVGKVGTVPVSKAELLKALVSEDGQSQADKICDNAQLAELVSRWKANQQKIVFTNGCFDLLHAGHVTYLEAAKKTGDKLILGLNTDRSVSALKGPTRPVVHEGDRARVLAALASVDAVILFDEDTPLQLIDAIRPDVIVKGDDYTEDQVVGGTEVKSWGGSVKLIPLVQGRSTSNIIKKLGA